The Rhodopirellula halodulae genome has a segment encoding these proteins:
- a CDS encoding sigma-70 family RNA polymerase sigma factor — MPALKASSVPARRPAWINCSELEQAMVEIRPMLTDLTDADAATLRTLTRRRLREEVDFISNERFTSVREGKKIFGEELGLAPRETALGIATVRRSGADLPIHLGRLCEAPLLKPHQEKMLFERMNYLLQQAAMHRSVLNPERPSRHRLELIELLIALADWHRDRIVEANLRLVFSIVKKFVNPNNTFDDLLSDGIVALMRAVEKFDFDRGFRFSTYATQVVRRNSYRTVVLKQQERQKVQGGLQDMDIDVSEEDRSSAISEKRWHELRSRLSVMLGDLDRREKFIIRARFSLGPHRKVHTLQSLADRLGVSKERVRQLERRAMDKLRAMAGEIPLAELEA; from the coding sequence CAATGCTGACTGACCTGACGGACGCCGACGCAGCGACTCTGCGTACGCTCACTCGCAGACGATTGCGAGAAGAGGTCGACTTCATCTCCAACGAGCGATTCACCTCCGTTCGTGAAGGCAAGAAGATCTTTGGTGAAGAACTCGGACTGGCTCCCCGCGAAACGGCACTTGGAATCGCCACCGTTCGTCGTAGCGGCGCCGACCTCCCCATTCACCTGGGCCGTCTGTGCGAAGCCCCCCTGTTGAAGCCTCATCAGGAAAAGATGTTGTTCGAACGGATGAACTATCTGCTCCAACAAGCGGCCATGCACCGCAGCGTGCTCAACCCCGAACGCCCTTCACGCCATCGTCTGGAATTGATCGAATTGCTGATCGCTCTGGCCGATTGGCATCGCGACCGAATCGTGGAAGCCAACCTTCGATTGGTTTTCTCGATCGTGAAAAAGTTCGTGAACCCCAACAACACATTCGACGACTTGCTCAGCGATGGAATCGTCGCCTTGATGCGAGCGGTTGAGAAATTTGACTTCGATCGCGGATTCCGATTCAGCACCTACGCGACTCAAGTTGTTCGACGGAATTCCTACCGCACGGTGGTGCTGAAACAACAAGAGCGCCAAAAGGTGCAGGGGGGACTGCAGGACATGGACATTGACGTCAGTGAAGAAGATCGGTCATCAGCCATCAGCGAGAAACGTTGGCACGAGTTGCGTAGCCGGCTCAGCGTGATGTTGGGCGATTTGGATCGCCGCGAAAAATTCATCATTCGGGCCCGGTTCTCATTGGGACCGCACCGGAAAGTGCACACGCTGCAATCTTTGGCGGACCGCTTGGGCGTTTCCAAGGAACGTGTTCGTCAACTCGAACGTCGCGCGATGGACAAACTGCGAGCGATGGCCGGCGAAATTCCGTTGGCGGAATTGGAAGCGTGA
- a CDS encoding TIGR01777 family oxidoreductase, with product MDCEPESPSCCGSDLYIARQELAVDQTTAFAYHERPGCLSRLTPPWENVTVEHSDQSIEVGSRVTLKTRIAGIPLRWKARHVWYDPPNGFADVQDSGPFAHWHHQHRFESLDHDRSCLVDSIEYRLPAGWIGRTLGGGKARRTIEAMFAYRHRITRDDLQLIADYPMQSKTIAVSGATGLVGDALCSMLTLLGHKVMKITRDETGDADEIAAWGKPEEIKKFEGVDAVVHLAGKPLVGKRWTPEIKEQIRESRVEKTRALCEGLAKLENKPSVFVCASATGIYGDRGEEVLDEDSATGDSDDFLPSVAKQWEDACSPAKEAGIRTVHTRFGIILSPDGGALEQMLLPAKMMGGKLGDGKQWWSWIALEDALGAIVHCIATPQVHGPVNFVSPEPIRNRDFARTLGRVLHRPAIFPAPKFALRLALGEMADDLLLASFRVLPKQLQQSGYQFRFAELEDCLRFYLGKHRKPSQEVPA from the coding sequence ATGGATTGCGAACCGGAGTCACCTTCCTGCTGCGGCAGCGATCTCTACATCGCACGGCAAGAACTCGCGGTCGATCAAACGACCGCCTTCGCATACCACGAGCGTCCAGGCTGTCTGAGTCGTTTGACGCCACCGTGGGAAAACGTCACCGTCGAACATTCCGATCAATCCATCGAAGTCGGCAGTCGTGTGACTCTGAAAACACGGATCGCGGGGATCCCGCTTCGTTGGAAAGCACGACATGTGTGGTACGATCCGCCCAATGGATTCGCGGACGTTCAAGACAGCGGCCCCTTTGCTCACTGGCATCACCAGCATCGTTTCGAATCGTTGGATCATGACCGCAGTTGCCTGGTTGATTCGATTGAATACCGTTTGCCCGCTGGATGGATCGGTCGAACGCTGGGCGGTGGCAAAGCCCGTCGGACGATCGAGGCCATGTTTGCTTACCGTCATCGCATCACGCGAGACGACCTACAACTGATCGCCGATTATCCCATGCAATCGAAAACTATTGCCGTATCGGGCGCCACCGGATTGGTCGGCGATGCACTTTGTTCCATGTTGACTTTGTTGGGGCACAAGGTGATGAAGATCACTCGTGACGAAACGGGTGATGCGGACGAGATCGCCGCCTGGGGCAAGCCAGAGGAAATCAAGAAGTTCGAGGGCGTCGATGCCGTCGTACATCTGGCCGGCAAACCGCTGGTCGGCAAACGCTGGACTCCAGAGATCAAAGAACAAATTCGCGAAAGTCGTGTCGAGAAGACTCGTGCACTTTGCGAAGGACTGGCCAAACTCGAAAACAAACCATCCGTTTTCGTTTGCGCCTCCGCGACCGGCATTTACGGTGACCGCGGGGAAGAAGTACTGGACGAAGACTCCGCGACCGGCGATTCGGATGACTTTCTGCCAAGCGTTGCCAAACAATGGGAGGACGCATGTTCGCCAGCGAAAGAAGCTGGTATCCGCACGGTCCACACGCGATTTGGAATCATTCTTTCGCCCGATGGCGGTGCCTTGGAGCAAATGTTGTTGCCCGCGAAAATGATGGGCGGCAAATTGGGTGATGGAAAACAATGGTGGTCGTGGATTGCTTTGGAAGACGCACTCGGTGCCATCGTTCACTGCATCGCAACGCCGCAGGTCCACGGTCCGGTCAATTTTGTCTCGCCCGAACCGATTCGCAACCGTGACTTCGCACGCACGTTGGGCCGTGTGCTTCATCGCCCCGCCATCTTCCCCGCGCCGAAATTCGCTTTGAGGTTGGCACTGGGTGAGATGGCTGACGATCTGTTGCTAGCCAGTTTTCGAGTGCTGCCCAAACAGTTGCAGCAGAGTGGCTATCAATTCCGTTTTGCCGAATTGGAGGACTGCTTGCGTTTCTACTTGGGCAAGCATCGCAAACCTTCGCAAGAAGTCCCCGCATGA